The sequence AATGCCGCGCCGCCCCCAACCCGGCAGACCGAAGCAACGCCCCCCAACCCGGACAGACCAGCTGACTGACAGACAGACCGCAGGCATGACGAAATACTTCATATCGCTTTACCAAATCTCCAGTAGTTTGTGATTGACGATCTTTCACTTTTTGGATAAGTGTTGCAACTGAATCGAGTCTTTGCTCGTATTCTCTGAGAATAACGCTCATGTATTGATTGATGATCATTTGCGCCACATCGCTTGGGTGTATATTTCAGTTTGATCTTCTTTGTTCAGATATTCATTCTGGAAGTTGATGAGAATGTCTCTCTTTCCAGATTGCATGACGATTCTCAAGACGACACTGATATCGAAGATATGGCAGGAGGCGCTTATAACTTTCCCAATGCATCATTCAGAGATCCTTATAGAGATAAGTATCAAGTACGCTCATATTTCCGAGTCTTTTTCGATATGCATCGAGGATCTTTTCACTTAAGATATTTTGTGCTTCTTGAACGAACCGTTCATCTCTTGGATAACAACCTATCCAAAAATCATTATAATCACTTATATACATACAAAATTTTACAATATCTCCTTATTATAGATGTTTTATTATTATGTCAAGAATTCTATTTTCCCTTCTGGAAGTATATATTTTTCTCATTCTTTCGTGATATTGTGAGAATAGAAAGTGACATCGAAATTGCCATAGAGCATATCTTCTGGCAAAAGTGCTCTATGAGCACGAAAAGTTTCATCCAAAGTAATATCGAGTATATTTTCAGGATTTCTGATTGAGTCGAGTCAGCTACTATATCCCGAAGATAGGAGACTTTCATTTATGAGCCTCGTACAGAAATAAACATCTTCTGTTTTTTCTTCCAGACCAAAAAAGAAATCATACGGTTGTCCAATTTTTGCAATAAGGTTGTTTCTATATTTCTGAAGCTGTTCCTCGGATTGCCATCGAGGGCGGAGGATGAC is a genomic window of Candidatus Gracilibacteria bacterium containing:
- a CDS encoding YiiX/YebB-like N1pC/P60 family cysteine hydrolase, whose protein sequence is MDKNFPLPIKNFPSGYPWYKRLGSNITYLVSQIPLSKRGNKLSSYDITTIWQKIRTGDILLVGNFHHASGIFIDGIVTHAIAYVGKGRCIHAFAHGVSYIGLRKVCRMYDTLVILRPRWQSEEQLQKYRNNLIAKIGQPYDFFFGLEEKTEDVYFCTRLINESLLSSGYSSGLDSIRNPENILDITLDETFRAHRALLPEDMLYGNFDVTFYSHNITKEGEKYILPEGKIEFLT